A genome region from Syntrophaceae bacterium includes the following:
- a CDS encoding Lrp/AsnC family transcriptional regulator, with amino-acid sequence MDALDRKILNILQTRFPLVPEPYDAVGQEVGLTGDEVIERVRRLKAEGVIRRIGAVFDSRRLGYASTLCAAKVPEEKMRAFVEVVNGYPGVTHNYRRGHDYNVWFTFIAPDAEALEGALDEIRRRTGVQDVISMPAVRTFKINATFEL; translated from the coding sequence ATGGACGCCCTCGACAGGAAAATTCTGAACATCCTCCAGACCCGCTTCCCGCTGGTTCCCGAGCCCTACGATGCCGTGGGGCAGGAGGTGGGACTGACGGGCGACGAGGTCATCGAGCGGGTGCGCAGGCTCAAGGCCGAAGGCGTGATCCGGCGGATCGGCGCGGTATTCGACTCCCGGAGGCTCGGCTACGCGAGCACGCTGTGCGCCGCGAAGGTGCCGGAGGAGAAGATGAGGGCCTTCGTGGAGGTCGTGAACGGCTACCCCGGCGTGACCCACAACTACCGCCGGGGGCACGACTACAACGTCTGGTTCACCTTCATCGCGCCGGATGCGGAGGCCCTGGAAGGGGCCCTCGACGAGATCCGCCGCAGGACGGGCGTGCAGGACGTCATCAGCATGCCGGCGGTCAGGACCTTTAAAATCAACGCCACCTTCGAACTATAG
- the polA gene encoding DNA polymerase I yields MTDKPKPTLYLVDGSNYVYRAFFAIQGLTNSRGFPTNAVYGFNNMLSKLLRERKPEYIAVVFDAKGPTFRNEAFEDYKAHRKPMPDALKPQIAVIKDLVRAYRIPLLEIEGIEADDVIGTLARKFEAEGVKVVIVSGDKDLMQLVSDGVVMVDTMKDKTYDAAGVEERFGVGPDRVAELLGLMGDASDNIPGVPGVGPKTALQLIRDYGSLEGVLSNAGKIRNERIRKAVTEHAQQARLSRELALVRTDAAVDLDLEQARYEGPDREALKALFKELEFSSLIQDLEVRDRKADGKAHLVSTAEGLHGLIRGIEKAGAVALYPVLTSELPMYADLVGLGMACAPGESFYLPLGSGKAAWRDHALKELAPVLSAEKILKHGHDLKNAVIALARLGIPLRGAGDDTMVASYLLNPSKKSHDITEAAREFLDLELTPAKEVLGSGAKALSPADVEPARMAPYAGERAEAALRIRPVVAGKIREAALEDLYSKVEMPLVHVLAAMEQRGVLVDRKQLAEMSVQFDELLSRSEEKIYSLAGERFNINSPKQLQVILFDKLKLAKGRKIKEGYSTDVETLTTLAQSHELPAEILAYRSIAKLKSTYVDALPAMVHPQTGRIHTSYNQTVTATGRLSSSNPNLQNIPIRTPEGRRIRQAFVAPHGCVLVSADYAQIELHVLAHLSGDEALIEVFESGEDIHTRTASALFGVFPEMVTPELRRRAKVINFGVIYGMSPFGLSKELGISQAEAKEYIDSYFDRYKGVRKFLDGILEDARRDKYVCTLLNRRRYIPEITSSNAALRQFAERTAINAPIQGTAADLIKIAMINLHALLKKRHPKAAMIMQVHDELVFEVPEGEKKDLMALVKREMEGVMKLRVPLKVEIHAGRNWDEAH; encoded by the coding sequence ATGACCGACAAGCCGAAACCCACCCTCTACCTCGTCGACGGCAGCAACTACGTCTACCGCGCCTTCTTCGCCATCCAGGGCCTCACCAACTCGCGCGGCTTCCCGACCAACGCCGTCTACGGGTTCAACAACATGCTCTCCAAGCTCCTGCGGGAGCGCAAGCCCGAGTACATCGCCGTCGTCTTCGACGCGAAGGGCCCGACCTTCCGCAACGAGGCCTTCGAAGACTACAAGGCGCACCGAAAGCCCATGCCCGACGCCCTGAAGCCCCAGATCGCCGTGATCAAGGACCTCGTGCGCGCCTACCGCATCCCCCTGCTGGAGATCGAGGGCATCGAGGCCGACGACGTGATCGGCACCCTGGCCCGGAAGTTCGAGGCCGAGGGCGTGAAGGTGGTCATCGTCTCGGGCGACAAGGACCTCATGCAGCTGGTCTCCGACGGGGTCGTCATGGTCGACACGATGAAGGACAAGACCTATGACGCCGCAGGCGTGGAGGAGCGCTTCGGTGTGGGGCCCGACCGGGTGGCCGAGCTGCTCGGCCTCATGGGCGATGCGTCGGACAACATCCCCGGCGTGCCCGGCGTGGGGCCCAAGACGGCGCTCCAGCTGATCCGGGACTACGGTTCCCTGGAGGGCGTGCTGAGCAATGCGGGAAAGATCCGCAACGAGCGGATCCGCAAGGCCGTCACGGAGCACGCTCAGCAGGCGAGGCTCTCCCGGGAGCTGGCCCTCGTGAGGACCGATGCCGCCGTCGATCTCGACCTCGAGCAGGCGCGCTACGAGGGGCCTGACCGCGAGGCGCTGAAGGCCCTCTTCAAGGAACTGGAGTTCTCCTCGCTCATCCAGGACCTGGAGGTGCGCGACCGCAAGGCGGACGGCAAAGCCCATCTCGTCTCGACGGCGGAGGGGCTTCACGGCCTCATCCGCGGCATCGAAAAGGCCGGGGCCGTTGCCCTTTACCCGGTCCTGACCTCCGAGCTGCCCATGTACGCCGACCTCGTGGGACTCGGCATGGCCTGCGCGCCGGGGGAATCCTTTTACTTGCCCCTCGGGTCCGGCAAGGCGGCCTGGCGCGACCACGCCCTGAAGGAACTCGCGCCGGTTCTTTCCGCCGAGAAGATCCTCAAGCACGGCCACGACCTCAAGAATGCCGTCATCGCGCTCGCCCGGCTGGGGATTCCCCTGCGGGGGGCGGGCGACGACACGATGGTGGCCTCCTACCTGCTGAACCCCTCGAAGAAAAGCCACGACATCACCGAGGCGGCGCGGGAATTTCTCGACCTCGAGCTCACCCCGGCGAAGGAGGTGCTCGGCAGCGGCGCAAAGGCCCTGTCGCCCGCCGACGTGGAGCCCGCGCGCATGGCTCCGTACGCGGGGGAACGCGCCGAGGCCGCCCTGCGGATCCGCCCCGTCGTGGCGGGGAAAATCCGGGAGGCGGCCCTGGAGGATCTCTACAGCAAGGTCGAGATGCCGCTGGTCCATGTGCTGGCCGCCATGGAGCAGCGGGGGGTCCTCGTCGACCGCAAGCAGCTCGCGGAGATGTCGGTCCAGTTCGACGAGCTCCTGTCCCGGTCCGAGGAGAAGATCTACAGCCTGGCCGGCGAGCGATTCAACATCAACTCGCCCAAGCAGCTCCAGGTCATCCTCTTCGACAAGCTCAAGCTCGCCAAGGGACGGAAGATCAAGGAAGGCTACTCCACCGACGTGGAGACGCTCACGACGCTGGCCCAGTCCCACGAGCTGCCCGCCGAGATCCTGGCCTACCGGAGCATCGCGAAACTCAAGTCGACCTACGTCGACGCCCTGCCGGCGATGGTGCACCCGCAGACCGGGCGCATCCACACCTCCTACAACCAGACCGTGACCGCCACGGGGCGCCTCTCGAGCAGCAACCCCAACCTGCAGAACATCCCCATCCGCACCCCCGAGGGCCGGCGGATCCGCCAGGCCTTCGTCGCGCCGCACGGGTGCGTGCTGGTCTCGGCCGACTACGCCCAGATCGAGCTGCACGTGCTCGCCCACCTCTCGGGAGACGAGGCGCTCATCGAGGTCTTCGAGTCGGGGGAGGACATCCACACCCGGACCGCTTCGGCCCTCTTCGGCGTGTTCCCGGAAATGGTCACCCCCGAGCTGCGCCGGCGCGCCAAGGTGATCAACTTCGGCGTGATCTACGGCATGAGCCCCTTCGGCCTCTCCAAGGAGCTCGGGATCAGCCAGGCCGAGGCGAAGGAATACATCGACAGCTACTTCGACCGCTACAAGGGGGTCCGGAAATTCCTCGACGGGATCCTTGAGGATGCGCGCCGCGACAAGTACGTATGCACCCTGCTGAACCGCCGGCGCTACATCCCCGAGATCACGAGCTCCAACGCGGCGCTGCGCCAGTTCGCCGAGCGCACGGCCATCAACGCGCCCATCCAGGGGACGGCGGCCGACCTCATCAAGATCGCCATGATCAACCTGCACGCCCTCCTCAAGAAGCGCCACCCGAAGGCGGCCATGATCATGCAGGTGCACGACGAGCTGGTGTTCGAAGTCCCCGAGGGCGAGAAGAAAGACCTCATGGCCCTCGTGAAGCGCGAGATGGAAGGGGTCATGAAGCTGCGCGTGCCGCTGAAGGTGGAGATCCATGCGGGGCGCAACTGGGACGAGGCGCACTGA
- a CDS encoding response regulator, which yields MQAAGNEFRIMPVPSSVKRTILVVDDDPSVRSLIVEALRQGGEYIATEAADGKEALEALRSNLYDLVISDIHMPGMNGMDLLGRIREINPSISVILITGYPSIGLSVSAMKTGAVDFIAKPFRIDELLYKVNIYLREKSLLSADGILHKAEQERLRDKVRQISAKGFIYDFIERLGVSNDNVFRVIADLALKVSGGEHCLILLYDRDTGEFLPKFTGSVDSVPPRHAVPWPKDLLREVVEKRDGVLCNVSGADGAASILCAPLTIRGNVFGILGLWKGRNGACFTDQDLHVILSLARRASLNLENKVLYETLYTNIAETFRALVTSIQARDQYTERHSVSVTEFSVRTAEIMACTADDIECLKIAAMLHDIGKIAIPDHILLKPDELTGEEYDIIKNHCAIGDDILTPIALFEKERKIIRHHHENWDGSGYPDGLAGEQIPLLSRMIAVADAYDAMTTNRPYRASMSRDEAVAELRRYVGTQFDPRVVEAFIGCLQSPCSSSLPALAG from the coding sequence ATGCAGGCCGCCGGAAACGAGTTCAGGATCATGCCCGTGCCCTCGTCCGTCAAGCGGACGATCCTCGTCGTCGACGACGACCCTTCCGTGCGCAGCCTCATCGTCGAGGCCCTGCGGCAAGGGGGTGAATACATCGCCACCGAGGCCGCCGACGGAAAGGAGGCCCTGGAGGCCCTTCGCTCCAACCTCTACGACCTGGTCATCAGCGACATCCACATGCCCGGCATGAACGGGATGGACCTCCTGGGCCGGATCCGGGAGATCAACCCCTCGATATCCGTCATCCTCATCACCGGCTACCCCTCCATCGGCCTCTCCGTGTCGGCCATGAAGACGGGGGCCGTCGATTTCATCGCGAAGCCCTTCCGGATCGACGAGCTGCTCTACAAGGTCAACATCTACCTGCGGGAAAAGTCCCTGCTGTCGGCCGACGGGATCCTGCACAAGGCCGAGCAGGAGCGGCTGCGCGACAAGGTCCGCCAGATCTCGGCCAAGGGGTTCATCTACGACTTCATCGAGCGGCTCGGGGTGAGCAACGACAACGTCTTCCGCGTCATCGCCGATTTGGCCCTCAAGGTCTCGGGCGGCGAGCACTGCCTGATCCTGCTCTACGACCGGGACACCGGCGAGTTCCTGCCCAAGTTCACCGGCAGCGTCGACAGCGTCCCCCCGCGCCACGCCGTGCCGTGGCCGAAGGATCTGCTGCGGGAGGTCGTCGAGAAGAGGGACGGCGTGCTGTGCAACGTCTCCGGCGCCGACGGCGCGGCGTCCATCCTCTGCGCCCCGCTGACGATCCGCGGCAACGTCTTCGGGATCCTCGGCCTCTGGAAGGGCCGCAACGGGGCCTGCTTCACGGACCAGGACCTGCACGTCATCCTGAGCCTTGCGCGCCGGGCATCGCTGAACCTCGAGAACAAGGTCCTCTACGAGACCCTCTACACGAACATCGCCGAGACCTTCCGGGCGCTGGTGACCTCCATCCAGGCGCGGGACCAGTACACCGAGCGCCACTCCGTGAGCGTGACGGAATTCTCGGTCCGGACGGCGGAGATCATGGCGTGCACGGCCGACGACATCGAGTGTCTCAAGATCGCCGCCATGCTCCACGACATCGGCAAGATCGCGATCCCGGACCACATCCTCCTCAAGCCCGACGAGCTGACGGGGGAGGAGTACGACATCATCAAGAACCACTGCGCGATCGGCGACGACATCCTCACCCCGATCGCCCTGTTCGAGAAGGAGCGCAAGATCATCCGGCACCACCACGAGAACTGGGACGGGTCGGGCTACCCCGACGGCCTGGCGGGCGAGCAGATCCCGCTGCTGTCGCGCATGATCGCCGTGGCCGACGCCTACGACGCCATGACGACCAACCGCCCCTACCGCGCGAGCATGAGCCGCGACGAGGCGGTGGCGGAGCTGCGCCGATACGTCGGCACGCAGTTCGACCCGAGGGTGGTCGAGGCGTTCATCGGCTGCCTGCAGTCGCCCTGTTCGAGCAGCCTTCCCGCCCTCGCGGGCTGA
- a CDS encoding sigma-54-dependent Fis family transcriptional regulator, which produces MKNIRILIAEDNELSRDNLSELLKSYGYEVKGVGDGRQAMDVFIEDKYDLVITDLKMPHVDGLHLLKFVKEVNPESIVIMITGYGTVNSAVEAMKLGAFDYITKPLKDDIVKLTIDRALSFAKLKEENIALKDHLKKKYDFGKIIGFSDSMRKVFDNIEKVAASDSTVVIYGESGTGKELVARAIHFNSDRRSFPLVPVNCGAIPEELLESELFGHEKGAFTGAIKSRVGRFELAQGGTIFLDEIGDMSPALQVKVLRVIQEKQFERIGGVKTINADVRIICATNQDLEKAVQEKRFREDLFYRINVIPIYLPPLRDRKMDIPVLVNHFLQKFNKLKKKNVKGLTPEATNYMMRYSWPGNVRELENLIEMLVVMREDGMIRVEDLPPKILSVGKGKSEVLSVVDIPEDGIEYNGVVDQFEKDLLLKALEKTGGVKNRAAKLLNLNRTTFVEKLKRFNIS; this is translated from the coding sequence ATGAAGAACATCCGGATCCTCATCGCCGAGGACAACGAGTTGAGCCGGGACAACCTCTCGGAATTGTTGAAAAGTTACGGATACGAGGTCAAGGGCGTCGGCGACGGCCGCCAGGCCATGGACGTCTTCATCGAGGACAAGTACGACCTCGTGATCACGGACCTCAAGATGCCCCACGTCGACGGCCTCCACTTGCTGAAGTTCGTCAAGGAGGTCAACCCCGAGAGCATCGTCATCATGATCACGGGCTACGGCACGGTCAACTCGGCCGTCGAGGCCATGAAGCTGGGCGCCTTCGACTACATCACCAAGCCCCTGAAGGACGACATCGTCAAGCTCACCATCGACCGTGCCCTGTCCTTCGCCAAGCTCAAGGAAGAGAACATCGCGCTGAAGGACCACCTGAAGAAGAAGTACGACTTCGGCAAGATCATCGGCTTCAGCGACAGCATGCGGAAGGTCTTCGACAACATCGAGAAGGTGGCCGCCTCGGACAGCACCGTCGTCATCTACGGGGAGAGCGGGACGGGAAAGGAACTCGTCGCCCGGGCCATTCACTTCAACAGCGACCGCCGGAGCTTTCCCCTCGTGCCGGTCAACTGCGGCGCCATTCCCGAGGAGCTCCTCGAGAGCGAGCTGTTCGGGCACGAGAAGGGGGCCTTCACGGGCGCCATCAAGAGCCGGGTGGGCCGCTTCGAGCTGGCCCAGGGCGGGACGATCTTCCTCGACGAGATCGGGGACATGAGCCCCGCACTGCAGGTCAAGGTCCTGCGCGTCATCCAGGAGAAGCAGTTCGAGCGCATCGGCGGGGTCAAGACGATCAACGCCGACGTGCGGATCATCTGCGCCACGAACCAGGACCTCGAGAAGGCCGTCCAGGAGAAGCGGTTCCGCGAGGACCTGTTCTACCGCATCAACGTCATCCCCATCTACCTGCCGCCCCTGCGGGACCGGAAGATGGACATCCCCGTCCTGGTCAACCACTTCCTCCAGAAGTTCAACAAGCTCAAGAAGAAGAACGTCAAGGGGCTCACCCCCGAGGCGACCAATTACATGATGCGCTACTCCTGGCCGGGAAACGTCCGCGAGCTGGAAAACCTCATCGAGATGCTCGTCGTCATGCGGGAGGACGGCATGATCAGGGTCGAGGACCTGCCGCCCAAGATCCTCAGCGTCGGGAAGGGCAAGAGCGAGGTGCTGAGCGTCGTCGACATCCCCGAGGACGGCATCGAGTACAACGGGGTGGTCGACCAGTTCGAAAAGGACCTCCTCCTCAAGGCCCTGGAGAAGACGGGCGGGGTGAAGAACCGCGCCGCCAAGCTGCTCAACCTGAACCGGACCACGTTCGTCGAAAAGCTCAAGCGCTTCAACATCAGCTAG
- a CDS encoding tetratricopeptide repeat protein — translation MKKRLFACLALLLLLALDPPAASARRGAEVFSLHVGSYASAEKAAEQVRLLQGKGCEAFADKPDGRDGKVRVYVGRFADPQEAAREGSRLEQKKIIRFFAVRPVRAAEAPKKALAAREPAAPAGPKAPDTPALKDTKIHPQVKIETAAPGASRPGKKPPLFAPRLESAAGDSVTAGLPEPEYFKFEPFEAGARPRAESGRAGAGLAEDEALYAEAVELYRKGKYSTAIDTFRSYIRQFAGGPRSKACFYWIAECHSQMKDPAKADEAFAEAVRRWPDYRDIPRETLVSLGFHHFRRGAFDSAIEVFSYTINLYPQDPFRKEMSYLIARSLTEMQQYESALRAYSAVIEKYPDTKEAKESAVIMANIGVRSPGLKLPALMAGAENYLDPVAAYDRVLAKDLPNPELAERILFQKAYALYQRKQYREAFQAGFEQLRRFPNGPCRDAGLQTLKGSTERMVDEDYGRGDYLRVADTFLSAYEGAWVKSVDFATGYRIADSLRRVGLYREARRVADHLLMTERDGGNRNALLLLAADVSLRGGHADEAERILTELSRQAAVLGREDRQAMQRLQGDIYLKKGLYPKAAASYADVPAADMPDAAALHRSYGVALRFSDDCPSALQQFQMAIRRAEKDRAAHGRALQDALAGSGDCHLQSRNYAEAVSAYRQAVEAAQGGAQNPWTLYHLGRSYVGMNNLAEANRVFSELKVRTGDDFWNKTIDYTLSEAAWTEKYRKYLQAK, via the coding sequence ATGAAAAAACGCCTTTTTGCCTGCCTGGCTCTCCTCCTCTTACTGGCCCTCGACCCGCCTGCGGCCTCTGCCCGGAGAGGCGCGGAGGTCTTCAGCCTTCACGTGGGCTCTTACGCGAGCGCCGAAAAGGCCGCCGAGCAGGTCAGGCTCCTGCAGGGCAAGGGGTGCGAGGCCTTCGCCGATAAGCCCGACGGCAGGGACGGGAAGGTGCGCGTCTACGTGGGCCGCTTTGCCGATCCGCAGGAGGCGGCCCGCGAGGGGTCAAGGCTCGAGCAGAAGAAGATCATCCGCTTCTTTGCCGTCCGGCCCGTCCGCGCAGCCGAGGCGCCGAAGAAAGCCCTTGCCGCGCGGGAGCCCGCCGCCCCGGCGGGTCCGAAAGCTCCCGACACCCCGGCCCTGAAGGACACGAAAATCCACCCCCAGGTGAAGATCGAAACGGCGGCCCCGGGAGCATCCCGGCCGGGAAAGAAACCCCCTCTCTTCGCCCCGAGGCTGGAGTCGGCTGCGGGCGACTCGGTGACGGCGGGACTGCCGGAACCGGAGTACTTCAAGTTCGAGCCCTTCGAGGCGGGCGCACGTCCCCGCGCGGAGAGCGGCCGGGCGGGTGCCGGCCTTGCGGAAGACGAGGCCCTCTACGCCGAAGCGGTGGAACTGTACCGAAAGGGCAAGTACAGCACGGCCATCGACACGTTCCGGTCCTATATCCGTCAGTTCGCGGGCGGGCCCCGGTCGAAGGCCTGTTTTTACTGGATTGCCGAGTGCCACAGCCAGATGAAGGACCCGGCGAAGGCCGACGAGGCCTTCGCAGAGGCCGTCAGGCGCTGGCCCGACTACCGGGACATCCCCCGGGAGACCCTCGTGAGCCTGGGGTTCCATCATTTCCGGCGGGGCGCCTTCGACAGCGCCATCGAGGTCTTCTCGTACACGATCAATCTCTACCCCCAGGACCCCTTCCGCAAGGAGATGAGCTACCTGATCGCCCGCTCGCTCACCGAGATGCAGCAGTACGAATCGGCCCTCCGGGCCTACAGCGCGGTGATCGAGAAGTACCCCGACACCAAGGAAGCCAAGGAGAGCGCCGTCATCATGGCCAACATCGGGGTCAGGAGCCCCGGGCTGAAGCTCCCGGCCCTCATGGCGGGCGCGGAAAACTATCTGGACCCCGTTGCGGCCTACGACAGGGTGCTCGCGAAGGACCTCCCGAACCCGGAGCTGGCGGAGCGGATCCTCTTTCAGAAGGCCTATGCCCTGTACCAGCGGAAGCAGTACCGCGAGGCGTTCCAGGCCGGCTTTGAACAGCTCAGGCGCTTCCCGAACGGCCCGTGCCGGGACGCGGGGCTGCAGACCCTCAAGGGGAGCACGGAAAGGATGGTCGACGAGGACTACGGCAGGGGGGATTACCTCCGCGTGGCCGATACCTTCCTGTCGGCCTACGAGGGCGCATGGGTGAAGTCCGTCGACTTCGCGACGGGCTACCGGATCGCCGACAGCCTGCGGCGGGTCGGCCTGTACCGCGAGGCGCGCCGCGTGGCCGACCACCTGCTGATGACCGAGCGGGACGGCGGGAACCGAAACGCCCTGCTGCTGCTCGCGGCCGACGTGAGCCTCCGCGGGGGGCACGCCGACGAGGCGGAACGCATTTTGACGGAGCTCTCCCGGCAGGCGGCGGTGCTCGGCCGGGAGGACAGGCAGGCGATGCAGCGGCTCCAGGGGGACATCTACCTGAAGAAGGGGCTCTACCCGAAAGCGGCGGCCTCCTATGCCGACGTCCCGGCCGCGGACATGCCCGACGCGGCCGCCCTGCACCGCAGCTACGGCGTCGCCCTGCGGTTCAGCGATGACTGCCCGTCGGCGCTGCAGCAGTTCCAGATGGCCATCCGCCGAGCCGAGAAGGACAGGGCCGCGCACGGCAGGGCTCTCCAGGACGCGCTGGCCGGCTCCGGGGACTGCCACCTGCAGAGCCGCAATTACGCCGAAGCCGTCTCAGCCTACAGGCAGGCCGTCGAGGCCGCCCAGGGGGGGGCGCAGAACCCCTGGACCCTCTACCACCTCGGCAGGAGCTATGTGGGGATGAACAACCTGGCCGAGGCCAACCGGGTGTTCTCGGAGCTGAAGGTCCGGACCGGCGACGACTTCTGGAACAAGACGATCGACTACACCCTCTCCGAGGCCGCATGGACGGAGAAGTACCGAAAGTACCTGCAGGCGAAGTAG
- a CDS encoding PAS domain-containing protein, whose product MLNRNAHRPDGTAEGPGGGIDVLQRSFESFNVATLKLQEAFRSLETKFESLNRELEQKNRRLESLLAEKEEVRSELETILESLTTGVIVTDLQGRITRMNGCAVRLTGTEPGAAGPRVAELLLGSPETGGTGAPPARGIPGKRKIRLGENILEVLTAPVSAGDGSRLGTVHILLDVTRVERLEEMAKRTEKFAAMGEMAANIAHEVRNPLGSIALSASLLLKGLADEKSRDRASRILHSVRSVDNKIANLLLFTRKPEPQFRNLRLHDVLRDILRFSGEILEKEGIRLNVRLADGEPVVRADGELLQQVLLNMILNAVQAMRGGGELSFETRLHRDPALTPGMERTIELRIADTGPGIPEADRKRIFDPFFSTREGGSGLGLAIVHNIIDLHRGSVDVERGERGGSVFTILLPLAETNAEGGAAIGQEDRNRR is encoded by the coding sequence ATGCTGAACCGCAATGCGCACAGGCCGGACGGGACGGCGGAAGGCCCCGGCGGCGGGATCGACGTCCTGCAGAGGTCCTTCGAGAGCTTCAACGTGGCCACCCTGAAACTCCAGGAGGCCTTCCGGAGCCTCGAGACGAAGTTCGAAAGCCTCAACCGGGAGCTGGAGCAGAAGAACCGGCGCCTCGAAAGCCTGCTTGCCGAGAAGGAGGAGGTCCGCAGCGAGCTCGAGACCATCCTCGAGAGCCTGACCACGGGGGTCATCGTGACGGACCTGCAGGGCCGCATCACGAGGATGAACGGCTGTGCCGTCCGCCTTACCGGGACGGAACCCGGGGCCGCGGGGCCGCGGGTCGCCGAACTCCTTCTCGGGTCGCCGGAGACGGGCGGGACCGGGGCGCCCCCGGCCCGGGGCATTCCGGGCAAGCGCAAAATCCGCCTCGGGGAGAACATCCTCGAGGTTCTCACGGCCCCCGTTTCCGCCGGGGACGGCAGCAGGCTGGGGACGGTGCACATCCTGCTCGACGTGACCCGGGTCGAGAGGCTCGAGGAGATGGCCAAGCGCACGGAGAAGTTCGCCGCCATGGGGGAGATGGCGGCCAACATCGCCCACGAGGTCCGCAACCCCCTCGGGAGCATTGCCCTGTCGGCCTCGCTGCTCCTGAAGGGCCTTGCCGACGAGAAGAGCCGGGACCGGGCTTCCCGCATCCTCCATTCCGTGCGCAGCGTGGACAACAAGATCGCCAACCTGCTGCTCTTCACCCGCAAGCCGGAGCCGCAGTTTCGCAACCTGCGCCTGCACGACGTCCTGCGGGACATCCTCCGTTTCTCCGGCGAGATCCTCGAGAAGGAGGGCATCCGGCTCAACGTGCGCCTGGCCGACGGCGAGCCCGTCGTCCGCGCCGACGGGGAACTGTTGCAGCAGGTGCTCCTCAACATGATTCTCAACGCCGTCCAGGCCATGCGCGGGGGCGGCGAGCTTTCCTTCGAGACCCGGCTGCACCGCGACCCGGCGCTCACGCCGGGCATGGAGCGGACGATCGAGCTGCGCATCGCCGACACGGGTCCGGGGATCCCCGAGGCGGACCGGAAGCGGATTTTCGACCCCTTCTTCAGCACGCGCGAGGGGGGCAGCGGCCTCGGGCTTGCCATCGTGCACAACATCATCGACCTGCACCGCGGCTCCGTGGATGTGGAGCGCGGGGAGCGGGGCGGGAGCGTGTTCACCATCCTCCTGCCGCTCGCGGAAACGAATGCAGAAGGCGGGGCGGCAATAGGGCAAGAAGATAGGAATCGGAGATGA
- a CDS encoding sigma-54-dependent Fis family transcriptional regulator, protein MTEADTKCRPILVVDDDPYMRTSLTDCLVSCGWPVETAADGADALAKFRKGAYEMVITDVRMPKMGGLELLKNVKGLSPDTPVIVITAYGTVNTAVEAMKQGAADFVMKPFSLDDLEVVVRNVLERGLQPDVARADVQETGGAARPAQRPIVTEDARMAELLEFLKNIAKSRSSVLIQGESGTGKELLARFIHYHSPRRHQPFVAVNCAAIPHTLLESEMFGYEKGAFTGAAQRRIGKFELADRGTLLLDEVSEMDMPLQAKLLRVIQECEIDRLGGKDPIPVDARIIATTNADLKACIREKKFREDLYYRLNVIPVRVPPLRERKGDIAALAGHFLAKYAAENGRKKPVLTPETLAALAAYPWPGNVRELENVIERAVLVCPGDALEPHHLDLDGGGIESGAAGPEPPSPAGGATTLRDMEKHLIFSTLKRVRGNKTKASEILGISVRTMRNKLNEYKLEQGSPDAGADA, encoded by the coding sequence ATGACGGAAGCGGACACGAAGTGCAGGCCCATCCTCGTCGTCGACGACGACCCCTACATGCGGACGTCGCTCACGGACTGCCTCGTGAGCTGCGGCTGGCCTGTGGAGACGGCGGCCGACGGGGCCGACGCCCTGGCGAAGTTCCGCAAGGGGGCCTACGAGATGGTCATCACGGACGTCCGCATGCCCAAGATGGGCGGGCTGGAGCTGCTGAAGAACGTGAAGGGCCTGTCCCCCGACACTCCCGTCATCGTCATCACCGCCTACGGGACCGTGAACACGGCCGTGGAGGCCATGAAGCAGGGCGCGGCGGACTTCGTCATGAAGCCCTTTTCGCTCGACGATCTCGAAGTGGTGGTTCGGAATGTCCTCGAGCGGGGCCTGCAGCCGGACGTCGCCCGCGCAGATGTGCAGGAGACGGGAGGCGCGGCCCGCCCGGCGCAGCGGCCCATCGTGACGGAGGACGCCCGGATGGCCGAGCTCCTGGAGTTTCTCAAGAACATCGCGAAGAGCCGCTCGAGCGTCCTCATCCAGGGCGAGAGCGGGACGGGCAAGGAGCTGCTGGCCCGGTTCATCCACTACCACAGCCCCCGGCGGCACCAGCCCTTCGTTGCCGTCAACTGCGCGGCCATCCCCCACACGCTCCTGGAGAGCGAGATGTTCGGCTACGAGAAGGGCGCCTTCACGGGCGCCGCCCAGCGCCGGATCGGCAAGTTCGAGCTGGCCGACCGCGGGACGCTTCTGCTCGACGAGGTGAGCGAGATGGACATGCCGCTGCAGGCGAAGCTCCTGCGTGTGATCCAGGAGTGCGAGATCGACCGGCTCGGCGGCAAGGACCCCATCCCCGTGGACGCGCGGATCATCGCGACGACCAACGCGGACCTCAAGGCGTGCATCCGGGAGAAGAAGTTCAGGGAAGACCTCTACTACCGGCTCAACGTGATCCCCGTCCGCGTCCCGCCGCTGCGGGAGCGCAAGGGCGACATCGCGGCCCTGGCGGGGCACTTCCTTGCGAAGTACGCAGCCGAGAACGGCAGGAAAAAGCCGGTCCTCACCCCCGAGACCCTGGCGGCGCTTGCCGCCTACCCCTGGCCGGGCAACGTGCGGGAGCTGGAAAACGTCATCGAGCGCGCCGTGCTCGTGTGCCCGGGCGATGCGCTCGAGCCGCATCACCTCGACCTCGACGGAGGCGGGATCGAGTCGGGGGCCGCAGGTCCCGAGCCGCCGTCCCCGGCGGGCGGGGCGACGACCCTGCGCGACATGGAGAAGCATCTCATCTTCAGCACCCTGAAGAGGGTCCGGGGCAACAAGACGAAGGCCTCCGAGATCCTCGGGATCAGCGTGCGGACGATGCGGAACAAGCTCAACGAGTACAAGCTCGAACAGGGCTCGCCGGACGCCGGGGCCGATGCCTGA